A window of the Megalopta genalis isolate 19385.01 chromosome 2, iyMegGena1_principal, whole genome shotgun sequence genome harbors these coding sequences:
- the LOC117229797 gene encoding uncharacterized protein LOC117229797 isoform X1 codes for MCKYISYARASLRETGGERTTRTSQRLQSRDCTDAKMRLEEDLVIRRSRPTMISAKYRAREERRRLLKISAGKLRRIEDPEASLCRSVLINNAVRRLQRENRDEKTRNYGLPVVPYLNDSTKENNVSSNLIVGVTDDDTTSRKRLSDDTRNDGLGPKRQRHDDLDLQDDVFSDFYILPPTPRLLSHIDEVQEPENPHHHHLVYPEDRLGGIDVRSSTTMISTSTANTTTNSSSNSNNNNSNNPTTGTTTTSSCCSSAMFPSELDDSAAQLNSVVARSGDVGMMEASDVVDPDRICDFARFADSAKSLEERLVELQSLDEHFDLAKFERNNNQSCGRAFHDIQTFHSLVPGLET; via the exons ATGTGTAAATATATATCCTACGCGCGAGCAAGCTTACGGGAAACGGGTGGGGAGAGGACGACGCGCACGAGTCAGCGACTCCAAAGCAGAGACTGTACAG ACGCTAAGATGAGATTAGAAGAGGATCTAGTTATACGCAGGAGCCGACCTACGATGATTTCCGCCAAATATCGTGCGAGAGAGGAGCGTCGACGTCTTCTGAAGATCTCCGCCGGGAAGTTGAGGAGGATCGAGGACCCGGAAGCGAGCCTCTGCAGATCTGTGCTTATCAACAACGCCGTGAGACGGTTGCAACGCGAGAACAGGGACGAGAAGACGAGGAACTACGGGCTTCCGGTGGTCCCGTATCTGAACGACTCCACCAAAGAGAACAATGTTTCGAGCAACCTTATCGTCGGCGTGACGGACGACGACACCACCTCCAGAAAAAG ATTGAGCGACGACACGAGGAACGACGGGCTCGGGCCGAAGCGGCAGAGGCACGACGACCTCGACCTCCAGGACGACGTGTTCAGCGACTTCTACATCCTGCCGCCGACACCTCGGCTGTTGTCCCACATCGACGAGGTCCAGGAGCCGGAGAACCCGCACCACCACCACCTGGTCTACCCGGAGGATCGTTTGGGCGGCATCGACGTTCGATCGTCGACGACGATGATCAGCACCAGCACGGCGAACACGACGACCAACAGCAGCAgtaacagcaacaacaacaacagcaacaacccCACCACCGGCACCACCACCACGAGTAGTTGCTGCAGCTCCGCGATGTTCCCCAGCGAGCTGGACGACTCTGCCGCGCAGTTGAACAGCGTGGTCGCGAGATCCGGCGACGTGGGCATGATGGAGGCGTCCGACGTCGTTGACCCCGACCGGATCTGCGACTTCGCCAGGTTCGCGGACTCCGCGAAGAGCCTGGAGGAGCGTCTGGTCGAGCTACAGTCGCTGGACGAGCATTTCGACCTGGCGAAATTCGAGAGAAACAACAACCAGAGCTGCGGCAGGGCCTTCCACGACATCCAAACGTTCCACAGTCTAGTGCCGGGTCTGGAAACTTAG
- the LOC117229797 gene encoding uncharacterized protein LOC117229797 isoform X3 translates to MDAKMRLEEDLVIRRSRPTMISAKYRAREERRRLLKISAGKLRRIEDPEASLCRSVLINNAVRRLQRENRDEKTRNYGLPVVPYLNDSTKENNVSSNLIVGVTDDDTTSRKRLSDDTRNDGLGPKRQRHDDLDLQDDVFSDFYILPPTPRLLSHIDEVQEPENPHHHHLVYPEDRLGGIDVRSSTTMISTSTANTTTNSSSNSNNNNSNNPTTGTTTTSSCCSSAMFPSELDDSAAQLNSVVARSGDVGMMEASDVVDPDRICDFARFADSAKSLEERLVELQSLDEHFDLAKFERNNNQSCGRAFHDIQTFHSLVPGLET, encoded by the exons ATGG ACGCTAAGATGAGATTAGAAGAGGATCTAGTTATACGCAGGAGCCGACCTACGATGATTTCCGCCAAATATCGTGCGAGAGAGGAGCGTCGACGTCTTCTGAAGATCTCCGCCGGGAAGTTGAGGAGGATCGAGGACCCGGAAGCGAGCCTCTGCAGATCTGTGCTTATCAACAACGCCGTGAGACGGTTGCAACGCGAGAACAGGGACGAGAAGACGAGGAACTACGGGCTTCCGGTGGTCCCGTATCTGAACGACTCCACCAAAGAGAACAATGTTTCGAGCAACCTTATCGTCGGCGTGACGGACGACGACACCACCTCCAGAAAAAG ATTGAGCGACGACACGAGGAACGACGGGCTCGGGCCGAAGCGGCAGAGGCACGACGACCTCGACCTCCAGGACGACGTGTTCAGCGACTTCTACATCCTGCCGCCGACACCTCGGCTGTTGTCCCACATCGACGAGGTCCAGGAGCCGGAGAACCCGCACCACCACCACCTGGTCTACCCGGAGGATCGTTTGGGCGGCATCGACGTTCGATCGTCGACGACGATGATCAGCACCAGCACGGCGAACACGACGACCAACAGCAGCAgtaacagcaacaacaacaacagcaacaacccCACCACCGGCACCACCACCACGAGTAGTTGCTGCAGCTCCGCGATGTTCCCCAGCGAGCTGGACGACTCTGCCGCGCAGTTGAACAGCGTGGTCGCGAGATCCGGCGACGTGGGCATGATGGAGGCGTCCGACGTCGTTGACCCCGACCGGATCTGCGACTTCGCCAGGTTCGCGGACTCCGCGAAGAGCCTGGAGGAGCGTCTGGTCGAGCTACAGTCGCTGGACGAGCATTTCGACCTGGCGAAATTCGAGAGAAACAACAACCAGAGCTGCGGCAGGGCCTTCCACGACATCCAAACGTTCCACAGTCTAGTGCCGGGTCTGGAAACTTAG
- the LOC117229797 gene encoding uncharacterized protein LOC117229797 isoform X2: protein MLDFEQQANQAQALASLDEDWHLLEDAKMRLEEDLVIRRSRPTMISAKYRAREERRRLLKISAGKLRRIEDPEASLCRSVLINNAVRRLQRENRDEKTRNYGLPVVPYLNDSTKENNVSSNLIVGVTDDDTTSRKRLSDDTRNDGLGPKRQRHDDLDLQDDVFSDFYILPPTPRLLSHIDEVQEPENPHHHHLVYPEDRLGGIDVRSSTTMISTSTANTTTNSSSNSNNNNSNNPTTGTTTTSSCCSSAMFPSELDDSAAQLNSVVARSGDVGMMEASDVVDPDRICDFARFADSAKSLEERLVELQSLDEHFDLAKFERNNNQSCGRAFHDIQTFHSLVPGLET, encoded by the exons ACGCTAAGATGAGATTAGAAGAGGATCTAGTTATACGCAGGAGCCGACCTACGATGATTTCCGCCAAATATCGTGCGAGAGAGGAGCGTCGACGTCTTCTGAAGATCTCCGCCGGGAAGTTGAGGAGGATCGAGGACCCGGAAGCGAGCCTCTGCAGATCTGTGCTTATCAACAACGCCGTGAGACGGTTGCAACGCGAGAACAGGGACGAGAAGACGAGGAACTACGGGCTTCCGGTGGTCCCGTATCTGAACGACTCCACCAAAGAGAACAATGTTTCGAGCAACCTTATCGTCGGCGTGACGGACGACGACACCACCTCCAGAAAAAG ATTGAGCGACGACACGAGGAACGACGGGCTCGGGCCGAAGCGGCAGAGGCACGACGACCTCGACCTCCAGGACGACGTGTTCAGCGACTTCTACATCCTGCCGCCGACACCTCGGCTGTTGTCCCACATCGACGAGGTCCAGGAGCCGGAGAACCCGCACCACCACCACCTGGTCTACCCGGAGGATCGTTTGGGCGGCATCGACGTTCGATCGTCGACGACGATGATCAGCACCAGCACGGCGAACACGACGACCAACAGCAGCAgtaacagcaacaacaacaacagcaacaacccCACCACCGGCACCACCACCACGAGTAGTTGCTGCAGCTCCGCGATGTTCCCCAGCGAGCTGGACGACTCTGCCGCGCAGTTGAACAGCGTGGTCGCGAGATCCGGCGACGTGGGCATGATGGAGGCGTCCGACGTCGTTGACCCCGACCGGATCTGCGACTTCGCCAGGTTCGCGGACTCCGCGAAGAGCCTGGAGGAGCGTCTGGTCGAGCTACAGTCGCTGGACGAGCATTTCGACCTGGCGAAATTCGAGAGAAACAACAACCAGAGCTGCGGCAGGGCCTTCCACGACATCCAAACGTTCCACAGTCTAGTGCCGGGTCTGGAAACTTAG
- the LOC117229797 gene encoding uncharacterized protein LOC117229797 isoform X4 → MRLEEDLVIRRSRPTMISAKYRAREERRRLLKISAGKLRRIEDPEASLCRSVLINNAVRRLQRENRDEKTRNYGLPVVPYLNDSTKENNVSSNLIVGVTDDDTTSRKRLSDDTRNDGLGPKRQRHDDLDLQDDVFSDFYILPPTPRLLSHIDEVQEPENPHHHHLVYPEDRLGGIDVRSSTTMISTSTANTTTNSSSNSNNNNSNNPTTGTTTTSSCCSSAMFPSELDDSAAQLNSVVARSGDVGMMEASDVVDPDRICDFARFADSAKSLEERLVELQSLDEHFDLAKFERNNNQSCGRAFHDIQTFHSLVPGLET, encoded by the exons ATGAGATTAGAAGAGGATCTAGTTATACGCAGGAGCCGACCTACGATGATTTCCGCCAAATATCGTGCGAGAGAGGAGCGTCGACGTCTTCTGAAGATCTCCGCCGGGAAGTTGAGGAGGATCGAGGACCCGGAAGCGAGCCTCTGCAGATCTGTGCTTATCAACAACGCCGTGAGACGGTTGCAACGCGAGAACAGGGACGAGAAGACGAGGAACTACGGGCTTCCGGTGGTCCCGTATCTGAACGACTCCACCAAAGAGAACAATGTTTCGAGCAACCTTATCGTCGGCGTGACGGACGACGACACCACCTCCAGAAAAAG ATTGAGCGACGACACGAGGAACGACGGGCTCGGGCCGAAGCGGCAGAGGCACGACGACCTCGACCTCCAGGACGACGTGTTCAGCGACTTCTACATCCTGCCGCCGACACCTCGGCTGTTGTCCCACATCGACGAGGTCCAGGAGCCGGAGAACCCGCACCACCACCACCTGGTCTACCCGGAGGATCGTTTGGGCGGCATCGACGTTCGATCGTCGACGACGATGATCAGCACCAGCACGGCGAACACGACGACCAACAGCAGCAgtaacagcaacaacaacaacagcaacaacccCACCACCGGCACCACCACCACGAGTAGTTGCTGCAGCTCCGCGATGTTCCCCAGCGAGCTGGACGACTCTGCCGCGCAGTTGAACAGCGTGGTCGCGAGATCCGGCGACGTGGGCATGATGGAGGCGTCCGACGTCGTTGACCCCGACCGGATCTGCGACTTCGCCAGGTTCGCGGACTCCGCGAAGAGCCTGGAGGAGCGTCTGGTCGAGCTACAGTCGCTGGACGAGCATTTCGACCTGGCGAAATTCGAGAGAAACAACAACCAGAGCTGCGGCAGGGCCTTCCACGACATCCAAACGTTCCACAGTCTAGTGCCGGGTCTGGAAACTTAG